The following is a genomic window from Kineosporiaceae bacterium.
GACTACCGCGCGCGCCGACCGGTGATGACCTTCGACGGTGACCACTGGGAGAGCTACCAGGCCCCCAGCCTGAACATCTATCTGGCCCAGGACATGGCCGGAACCGGCTTCCTGCTCATGGTCGGCCCGGAGCCCGACGTGCAGTGGGAGCGCTTCGTGGCCGCGGTGACGGGGCTCGTCGAGCACTACGGCGTCCGGCTGTCACTGGGGGTCCACGCCATCCCCATGGGGGTGCCGCACACCCGACCGGTCGGGGTCACGGCGCATGCCACCCGGCCCGAGACGGTGTCGGACTACCGGCAGTGGGTCGGCCGAGTTCAGGTGCCCGGGCAGATGACCGGTCTGCTCGAGTTGCGCCTGGGCGAGGCCGGGCGGGACGCCGCCGGGTTCGCCGTCCATGTGCCGCACTACCTGGCGCAGAACGAGTACCCCGCTGCGGCCCAGGTGCTGCTGGAGTCGGTCGGTCGCCTCGCCGGGTTGCGACTGCCGACCCAGGCACTGGCCACCGCAGGCGAGAAGGTGCAACAGATGATCGCCGAACAGCTGGCCGATCAGCCGGATGTCGCCGCCGTGGTGCGGGCGCTGGAGGAGCAGTACGACACCATCGCCGCCGAGCAGGCCGAGTCCGTCGGGGGTGGGGTTCCGGCGGACCTGCCGACCGCCGATGAACTGGGCGCCGAGCTCGAGCGGTTCCTGGCGGCCGAGAACGAGCGGCGCGGTCGTGGCGAGGGGTAGCGCTCCGACGTCGTGGCCTCACAGCTCGGCCAGCACCGCCAGCAGCGCCGCGGCGTAGGCCTGCGCGGCGTCGGCGGCCGCGTGGTCGCGCTCGCCGTCCGGGGTGCGAACCGTCACGACGTAGTCGCCGTCGGCCCGGATCAGCCGGATGAACAGGCCACCCAGCAGATCGCGCAACTGGTGCTCGGCGGGTAGCCACAGCGCCTCCTCGGCCTGCACCGAGTCCAGCGCCCACTCGGCCACCCCGTTGAAGCCGATCACCGCTCCGGTGGGGAACTCGTGCACCTGCACCGTCATGTCCGAGAGCACGAACACGTCGCCGTCCATGTCGCGGTGCGGCAACACGAACCGATCACCCGCCGCAGGCGTCCAGCGCAGGCCGGCCGCGCGCAACGCCAGCGCCTGCGCCACGGTGATCCCCATGTCCGCTCCTCGTCCCGTTCGCGCTGCCCGGCTCAGCCCGGGTGGTGAGCGCGCACGGCCTCGACGGTGTCGGCCTGTGCGGCGGGTTTGTCCGGCCGGTGGGCCAGGACCCGGGCGAACCGCAACGCCATCCCGGTGGGGTAGCGCGACGAGGTCTGCACACCGTCGAAGGCCACCTCGACCACCAGCTCGGGGCGCACGGTGACCACGTAGCCGTCATCGGCGATCGCCAGGTCGGTCAGCCGCTCGGTCTGCCAGCGCAGCATGGCGTCGGTCAGGCCCTTGAACGTCTTGCCCAGCATCACGAAACCCCCTGGGGGGCCGTAGGTTCCCTGCGGGTCGCGGGCGCCCAGGTGCAGGTTGGACAGCCAACCGCTGCGCCGGCCATGGCCGCGTTCGACGGCCAGGATCACCAGGTCGAGGGTGATCCGGGGCTTGACCTTCACCCACGCCGCACCGCGTCGACCCATCGCATACGTCGCCTCCAGGGACTTGACCACCACGCCCTCGTGGCCGGCGGCCAGGGCGGAGGTCGCGAAGGACTCGGCCTGGGTGAGGCGCTGGGCCGGGGTCTCGCCGTCCGGCACCAGGCGTGGCACCACCAGCTCGGGCGGGGCCACCGAAACCAGGGCTTCGTGACGTTCACTGCCCGGCCGGTCGAGCAGGTCGGTGTCGTCCAGGTGCAGCACGTCGAACAGCCGGGTGCTCAGCGGCACCGCGGTCCGGGCCGTCGGGACGTCGCGCCGCGCCGTCCGCGCGGCCGTCACCTGGAACGGCAACGGGCGGGCATCCGGCCCGAGCGCGATCACCTCGCCGTCCAGCACCATGCGGCGCCCCGGCAGGGCACGGACCGCCTCGACCACCTCCGGGAGCCGATCGGTGACCTCGTCCAGGGTGCGGGTGAAGACCGCGATGTCGTCGCCGTCGCGATGCACCTGCACCCGCACCCCGTCCAGCTTCCACTCCAGACCCGCCGGGCCGGTGCGCTCCAGGGCAGCCGCCACGTCGGGGGCGCTCTGGGCGAGCATCGGCGCCAGCGGTCGACCCACCTGCAGGCCGAAGTCGGCCAGCGCCGCGGGTCCGGTGGCCCGCAGCGCCGTGGCCACCGCCGCCAGGTCGCCGGAGAAGGTCATCGCCCGGCGCACCTGGTCGAGCGGCACGCCGGCAGCGTGCGCCACGGCATCGATGACCAGGCCCTGTTGCGCCCCCTGCCGCACACCGCCGGAGAGCAGATCGCGCAGGAAGAGTTGCTCGACCGCTGTGGCCTGGGCCAGCAGGGTCAGGATCAGCTCCCGCCGCAGCGTGGCCGAGCCCGGCCCGGCGGCCGCGGCGGTCTGATCGAGCACCGCGTCGACCGTCTCGACGGTCAGGACGGCTCGCTCGGCCGCGGGGGGCAGCACGCGCAGGCCGGCCCAGCCCACACCGGTGCGGCGTTGGCGGGGCTGACCGGCGAGCCAGCTGACCAGGATCGGCAGATCGCCGAGGGATGCGGCACGCAGCCGCTCGGCCAACAGGTCGACCTTCACCCGACGTCCCGACGCGCCCGCCACCGCTGTGGAGGTGGCCGCGACGTCGGCGAGCAACATGTGCCGATCGTGGTCGGCCGGACCTGTGCTCAGCGGCGTCCGCCGCCGAGCAGCCCGCCGAGCAGGTCGCCGAGGTCGACACCGCCCGCGCCGCCGCCGGAACGGCCACCCAGCACCTGGCCGAGGATGTCGCCCAGGCCGCCGCCGGCCGAACCGCCGGCCCCGCCACCGAGCACGTTGCCCAGCACGTCGCCGAGCCCGCCGCCGGACCCCGCGGAGTTGCCGCCGCCGAGCACCCGCTTGGCGAGGTAGGACATCACGATCGGGGCCAGCATGGGCAGCAACTTGGCGATGAGACCGCCGCCGGCGCCGCTGGCGCCGGCGAGCTGGCTGACCACCTGGTCCTGCTGGTCGCCGAAGACGTGGCCGACGATGTTCGAGCCATCGGCGGTGTCGACCTGGCCGACGTCGAGGTTGCCGCCGAGCAGGTTGTCGAGCAGATCGTTGTCGTGCTGGCCGAGGGCCGAGGCCAGGGAGGCCGCACCGGCCGGGTCCTGAGCGTTGGCCTGCATGCCGCCGACCAGAGCGGGCAGCGCCACCCCGATGGCGTTGCGAGCGGTATCGGTGTCGACCCCGAGCCGACCGGCGATCTGGTCGACCGGGATCTGCTCGAGAATGTCGTCGAGGTTCATGGGGTGGTGTGCTCCTTGTCGCATCGGGTCGGGCGCAGCCTAGCCCGAGGCGTCGGCCGCTGCCCCCCGAAGATGATCGAGCAGCACGGGTTCGATCACACCGACGTGCAGCCGGTTCTCGAAGTTCTCCACCCCGGCCCACGCGCTCAGCCCGTCCGGCGACGGTGGGTAGCCGAGACGTTGCAGATGGCCGTCGATCTCCCGAGCGAGGTCACCTTCCACCGGGAGCCAGGTCCGTGGGTCACTGGGTGCGTTGTACAGGTCGTGCAAGGCCACGAGTCGAGCCAGCTCGGCCATCGGGTCCCGGTGATCGTCGACCCGCAGGTCCACCTCGTCGTCCGGGGCGACCTCGGTGCCGAACTCAGCCTGGTTGGCCTCGCGACGTGCGGTCGAGACGACGAACAGGCCGGCACTCTGGCGGCCGCGACGGTCGCCCCCGGCGGCGTCCCCGGCCTGGAGGACCTGCAACAGCCGGTGTGCCAGCGGGGTGTCGGCGTCCCCGCTCAACCAGGCCCGCTGCATGGCCTCGACCACGTCGGGGCCGGTCAGGATGTTGCCCTGGATGGCGTAGGCCTCACCCTGCTCACCCGGCTCGCTGCCCCCCGCGACGCCGCCTGCCCAGTCCATGCACCCGGCGCCGGTGTAGGTCACCCCGGGCCCGGTACCGGCCACCAGGCCGAGTTGGCGTTGGTCGCGCTGCGGGTCGGCGGCGGTCAGTTCGGCCACCACCCGGTCGGCCGACAGCCCGGCCTGCAATCGGGCCAGGCCGAGTGGGCGCCAGGCCAGGTTGCACCAGGCCTGGGTGGCCAGGGCGCCGACCCCCGCCCGAGCCGCGGCGACGGCGCTGGGGGCGGCCAGGTACTTGGAGGCCACGCCCACGCCCCAGCGTCCGTCGCGGGAGCGGGCGACGATCGAGAACGTCACCGGTCAGTGCTCGACGGTGAGACGCTCACCCTTGGGCTGGCCGATCGCGGCCAGCAGCTCGGTGAACCAGGCCTGGTCGGTGTCGAAGGCCTTGCCGCCCTTGATCCGCGGGAACTCACAGACCCGAAGCGTGTCGCCGGCGTCCTCGTCCTCGCCGACCACGCCGGACTCGCCGCGCATCGCAGCGTCCACGGCGAGGTCGGTGCACCGCTTGATCAGTGCCAGGTCCTCGGTGTTGGCGGCAGCCGACCGCGAGTAGTACCCGCTCTTCTGCACCATGGTCTTCTCGGCACCCACCAGCCCGGCGAACTGCTTGGCGAACCAGGCGCCGGGGTTGATGGTGTCGAGCTTGACGTGGCCGAACGCATCGCGCTGCGGCTCCTCACCGCGGGCGATCATCTCCTCCACGATGGTGCTGACCCCGGCACCCTCGGACAGGAAGATGTTCACGCAACCGAGCTCGTCCATGACCGCCGTGAGCCGCTGCGCCTCCTCGGCGAGGTCGAAGCCGAGCTCGGGGACGAAGACGGCGTGGACGTCCCAGCGGCGGGCGTCGTTGCCGAAGCCGGCGAACTCCTGGGTGCCCAGCCACTCGCGGTACTTGGCGGCGGTGGCAGCGGTGAGCCAGCCACAGTTGCGGCCCATGACCTCGTGCACGATCAGCATGCGCGGGTTCGAGGAGTGCTCGGAGATGATGTTCTTCGCGTAGACCGCGCCCTGCTCGGCAGCGGTCCAGGCGCCGAGCGACTGGCGGATCGGGATCACGTCGTTGTCGACGGTCTTGGGCAGCCCCACCACGGTCAGCTCGTAGCCGTTGCCGTGCAGGTAGGCGGCCAGGTCGGCGGCGGTGGTGTTGGTGTCGTCGCCGCCGATGGTGTGCAGCACGTCGACGCCGTCACGGGTGAGTTGCTCGGCCGCCACGTGCAACGGGTCCTGGCCCTCGGTGACCAGGCCACGCTTCACGCAGTCCTTGACGTTGGTCAGCTTGACCCGGCTGTTGCCGATCGGGCTGCCACCGAAGCGGTGCAACAGGTGGGCCTTGGCGCGCACGTCGGGCGTCACGGTCAGGTAGCGCCCGCCGAGCAGCCCGGCGTAGCCGTCGAGATAGCCGATGATCTCGACCTCGGGTGCCAGCTCGGTGTACCGCTCGATCAGGCCACCGACGGCCGAGGAGAGGCAGGGGGCAAGGCCCCCGGCGGTGAGCAGGGCAACGCGACGGACGGTCATGGCGATCTCCACGTACTAGGGCGAGCAGGACGGTCGACAGGACAACCGGGGCAACGCCGAGGCGGCCCGAACCGGGCCGGACCTGTCACCGACTCAGCCTAGTGCGATCTCCCGCCGTGCTGGCCAGGGGCGCGGCTGTGACGTGCGGGCAAACCCTGGGTGATCGGTAGCCGGTAGATCACTGTCCGTACTTGGCCGGCGGGAGATGCCGGAGGTGTCTCAGGCGTCTCGGCCGCTGCGCCGCGTCGTCCGGCCGAGGGCCAGTTGCAGGACGAACGCCAGGCCCAGGGCCGCCAGGACGCCGAGGTTCGCGTACGCCCAGGCGCCCTCCTTGCCGCCGAGGCCGAACGGGCCGAGCAGGTATCCCTGCCAGCCCAGCCAGCCGGCGTAGGAGTTGGTCACCAGACCCCAGCCGAGCAGGCTGGCGACCACCATGGCCCCGGTCCCGACCGGGTTGACGGCGCCGTAGTGGCCGCGGGCGTCGTAGAAGTCGGCCTCGCGGTACCCACCACGGCGATGGAGCAGATCGGCCAGGAACACCCCGCACCAGGCCGCGATCGGCACGCTCAGGGTGATCAGGAACCCCTGGAACGGGAAGAAGAAGCTGTCGGCGATCCAGACGAAGTAGACGGTGCCCAGGATCATCACCACACCGTCGATGCCCGCTGCAGCCCACCGGGGGATCTTCAGTCCGAGGGCCAACAGGGCGAGCCCGGAGGAGTAGATGTCCAGCACGGCCCCACCGATCAGGCCGCCGATGGCGACCACCGCGAACGGCACCAGGAACCAGGTGGGCAGTATGCCGGTCAGCGCGCCGATCGGGTCGGAGCTGACGGCCTTGTTCAGCTCCTCGTCCGAGGCCGCCAGCAGGACGCCGTAGAACACCAGGATCACCGGGGCGATGCTGGCGCCCACGGTGGTCCAGCCGATCACGCCGGCCTTGGACGACGTGCGCGGCAGGTAGCGGGCGTAGTCGCCGCCGGAGTTGACCCAGCCCAGACCGAATCCGGTCATGGCGAAGATCAGGGCACCGATGAACGCCTGGGTGGAGCCCGACGCCACGGCGCCGACCGTGTCCGCCGAGACGTGGCTCCAGGTCAGGGCGACGTAGCCGACGGTGAGAACGGCCAGTGCGATGGTCAGATAGGTCTGCAGCTTCATGATCACGTCGAAGCCGAAGACGCCGGCGAAGACGATGATCGCGGCGACCACGAGGAAGGCGATGACCTTGGTCGTGTTTCCCGAGCCCCAGCCGAGGCGCCCGAACACGGTGGCGGTGGCCAGCGTGGCGAGGGCGCAGAGCACCGTCTCCCAACCGATCAGCAACAGGTAGGACACGGCCGCCGGCAGCGCATTGCCGCGGACCCCGAACGCAGCACGGGAGACCACCATGGTCGGGGCCGAGGCGGCGGTGCCCGAGGTGGCGACCAGGCCCACGAGCACGAACGACACCACGGCGCCGACCACGCCCGCCACGATGGCCTGGGTGGCCGACACCCCGAAGGCGAGGATCCAGGCCCCGTAGCTGATACCCAGCACCGAGATGTTGGCTGCGCACCAGGGCCAGAAGAGATCTCGCGGGCGGCCCTTGCGCTCGCCCTCGGAGATCACGTTGATGCCATTGGCCTCCACGCCTCGGGGGGCCTCGACAGTGGGTTCTGTGCTCATGCGGAGCCTCCAGGGTCTGCTGCGAGTTGTGCCACGAGAGCGGCGATCACGCGCCCCAGCCGGGTCGCCGATGCTGCCGCCACCCGGATCACCTCCTCGGGGTCGATCGGATCACCGCTCGCCTCCACGGTGGTCACCACCGAGAGCGCCAGCACGTCGAGACCGGCCTCCCGTGCGGCGATCGTCTCGAGTGCGGTCGACATGCCGACGACGTCGGCGCCCAGGGTGCGCAGCGCCAGGGTCTCGGCGACGGTCTGGTAGTGCGGCCCCGGCAGCATCGCGTACACGCCCTCGACCAGGTCGGGGTCGAGCGCCCGAGCGCGGGCCCGCCACCCGGGCGAGTAGGCGTCGGTCAGGTCGACGAACCTCGGGCCGACCAGGGGTGAGCATCCGGTCAGGTTGAGATGATCCCTGACCAGCACACCGGTGCCGGTCGGCCACTGCGGGCGCAGCGACCCGTTGGCGCTGGTCAGCACGACGAGCCGGCAGCCCGCCGCAGCAGCCGTCCGGACGGTGTGCGCCACGGCGTCCGGCCCGTGCCCCTCGTACAGGTGCGTACGCCCGCAGAAGACCAGTACCCGGACGCCGTCCAGCAGACACGAGCGCACGACGCCGAGATGGCCCTCGGCCGCCGGGGCGAAGAAGCCCGGCAACGAGGCCGTCTCGAGCTCGGCGTGGAGCTCACCGAGGGCTTGCCCGGCGCCGGACCAGCCCGACCCGAGCACCACCACGGCATCGTGACGGGCCACACCGGTGCGCTCGGCCAGGGCGGCAGCCGCCGCACCGGCCCGCACGAAGGTGGGCGCCATCGGGTCGAACACGGGCACACCGTACTGGCGAGGCCCGACAGTGATGAGAAGGTTTCGCCCATGAACCTGCCGATGCCCTTCGTGCCCGCCCTCGCCCGTTACGACGACATGACCTACCGGCGATGCGGCCGCAGTGGCCTGCTGCTGCCGGCGGTCTCGCTGGGCCTGTGGCACAACTTCGGTCACGACGTCGGCCTCGACACCCAGCGAGCGATCCTGCGCCGGGCCGTCGACCTGGGGGTGAGCCATCTCGACCTGGCCAACAACTACGGGCCGCCCTATGGCGCGGCCGAGACGAACTTCGGTCGCATCATGGCCACCGACCTGGCGCCCTACCGGGACGAGCTGGTGATCTCGACCAAGGCGGGTTACGACATGTGGCCGGGGCCGTACGGCAACTGGGGCTCGCGCAAGTACCTGCTGGCCAGCCTCGACGCCTCGCTGGCCCGCATGGGCCTGGACTACGTGGACATCTTCTACAGCCACCGGGCCGACCCGGATACTCCGCTGGAGGAGACCATGGGTGCGCTGGACACGGCGGTCCGTTCCGGTCGGGCGCTGTACGCGGGGATCTCGTCGTACTCGGCTGAGCGCACCCGCCAGGCCGTGGCGATCTTGCGTTCGATGGGCACCCCGTTACTGATCCACCAGCCGAGCTACTCGATGATCAACCGGTGGGTGGAGGCGGGCGATCCGAGCCTGCTGGACGTGCTGGGTCAGGAAGGTGTCGGCTGCATCGCCTTCTCGCCGTTGGCCCAGGGCATGTTGACCGACCGCTATCTGGACGGCGTCCCCGCTGATTCGCGCGTCGCTCGCGGCGGTGCCTTGAGCGCCTCGATGCTCACCGACGACGCCCTGGCGCGGGTGCGGGAGTTGAACGAGATCGCCCGCGGTCGCGGCCAGAGCCTGGCCCAGTTGGCGTTGTCGTGGGTGCTGCGCGACGAACGCGTGACCAGCGTGCTGATCGGGGCCAGCAGCGTGGCCCAACTGGAGGCCAACGTCGCCGCCCTGCAGGGCGCGGCGTTGACCGACCAGGAGCTCGCCCAGATCGACCGGCACGCGGTGGACGCCGGCATCAATCTGTGGCAGGCCTCCAGCGACGCCTGATGCTGTGCGCCAGTCTGCGCGTCGTGTCCCGGGCGGTGGTCGGCAGGGTGGCATACACCGCTGCCGCCTGCTCCCGGGACCGAAGCACCACCCGCCCGGCGCGCGGTCGGCGTCCGCTCACCGTCAGGGTCCACGTCGGCGAGCCGACGCCGCCCAGGTCGCACTTGTAGCTCTCGGTCCCGCGCAGCAGGTCGTAGACCCGGATGCCCTGCTCGTGCAGGACCCGCATCAGCTCGAGGTGCGCGACGATCCCCGGCGAATACCGCATGGCCTCACCGGCGTCGTCCAGACCGCCGGTGTAGAAGTGGAACTCCTGCGCGTGGCGCAGTCCCAGCAGTGCGGCACGCCGGACGCCGTCCAGCACCAGGAAGGCGACCACCAGCCGATCCTGCGCTGCCAGGGTCGGCGCGGCGTCCCGCACCAGGCCGAGCACCTGGGGGTTGGCGAAGATGCCCGGCTGGCCGGCTGCCTCCCAGCGGCGCTGGTGCAGGCGGATCACGTCGTCCAGGTCCTGCTCGATGGTGTCCGGGCCTCCGGCCAGCTCCAGGTGGGCATCGTGCCGGGACCGCAGCTGGCGAAGGCGGCGGCCGATCTTGCCCCGGGTGACCGGGGGCAGGAGCTGCCAGGTCTCGTCCCAGGTCTCGGCCAGGACGACGCGCGGGCAGACCTCACCGGGATCACGCCGACACCGCAGTCCGGCCTCGCCCAGCGCCGCCTGCCAGGCCTCGAGCCACGGCCAGGTCTCGGGCAGGTCGCTCAGCACCAGCTCGTCGAACCCGCCGGCCCCGGCCTGGCCGGCCCACTGGGCGATGGACCGGGCCAACGCGCCGAGGGCTGCTCGCCCACACTGCGGGTCGGCGCTGATCAGCGGCGGCAGATAGTCGGTGTAGGGCACGCCGAGCGGGATGACCCTTCGGGTCCGGACGCCGGCCAGCCGCGTCGTCCGGACGGCCATCGGGGCGATCCCGGTGATCTCACCACGGTCTTCGACCACCATGATCGCCAGACGCAGTCCGGGGTCGCCCTCACCGACGTGTCGCCACCACGAGCGCATCCAGGCGTACGCCTGGAACGGGGTGGTGCTCGTCGGTGAGCTCTCGTGCAGCCGGGTCCAGGCCTCTGCCAAGGCGTCGAAGTCGGCCAGGGTGCCCACCGTGCGCACCAGCGGCCGACAGGGTTTCAGGACCAGGGTGTCGCGGGGCGCAGGCGACGGCGTGCGCGCGATGAGCGCCGGGCTCGTCCCTGGGCTGTCAAGCATCGACACACCCTAGTGACATTGGGGTGGTACGTCCGGTGTTTCGCCTCGAGCGCTACCCGGTCGGGTGCCCGGGCCCGCGCGGCCGGGTGGGGCATGATGCCGACATGAGCGCAGACGGGCCGCCGGTGACGACCGCTACGAGCCCTCGGGGGCTCGCCGACGACTACTTGGACAGGTTGGTCGAGCTCGATCCGGTGCTGGCCAGCTACCTCGGTGGCGCCGGGCGTCACGACGCATTGACCGACCTGTCGCCGACCGGTCTCGAGGCTCGGGCCGATCTGGCCGGCGCGACGCTGGCCGCCCTCGACGGACTGATGGCGGCCGCGCCGAACGGCGCCGAGGGCTGGCCAGAGAGCGAACGGCGGTGCGCCCGGCTGCTGCGGGAGCGGTTGACCGCGGCGCTGGCGGTGCACGAGACCGGGGAGCCCCTGCGCGACGTCGGCACCCTGTCCAGCCCGGTGCACGAGGTACGCGCGGTCTTCCTGCAGATGCCCGTGGCCACCGCCGAGGACTGGCAGGTCGTCGGTGCCCGATTGGGTCGGGTCGGGGATGCCCTGCACGGGTATCGCCAGAGCCTGGCCGAGGGTCTGGACCGGCACCTGGTGGCCGGCCCGGGGCTGGTCGACGCCTTGGTCGATCAGCTCGGCACCTGGGGCCGGGACGGCGGCTGGTTCACGGCCTTCGCCGGGCGCGGTGCCCGGGAGCACCCCGGCCTCGAGGCCCCCCTGGTCGCGGCGGCCCGCACGGCTGATCGGGCCGTCGCCGAGCTGCACGACTGGTTGGCGCGCGAGTACGCACCGCGCGCCGCGGCGTCCGGCAGCGACACGGTGGGGCCGGAGCGCTATGCCGTGCACGCGCGCCAGTGGACCGGTGCCGACCTCGACCTCGCGGAGGCCTACGCCTGGGGCTGGGCCGAGTTCGCCCGGCTCGATGCGCAGCTGCGCTCCGGGGCCGAGCGGGTGCTGCCCGGCTCCACCCCGCGGCAGGCGATGCAGCACCTGGACGATCACGGCCCGGCGATCGAGGGGGTCGACGCCGTCCGGGATCACCTGCAGGCGCTCATGGACGGCGCGATCTCTGCGCTGGACGGCGTGCACGTCGACCTGGCCGCTCCGCTGCGCCGGGTCGAGGCGATGATCGCGCCGGTGGGTTCGGCCGCCGCGCCCTACTACACGGCGCCGTCGATGGATTTCAGTCGCCCGGGACGGACCTGGCTGCCCACCCTGGGGCGCACCCGATTCCCCACCTGGGATCTGGTGAGCACCTGGTACCACGAGGGGGTACCCGGTCATCACCTGCAGCTGGGCCAATGGGTGTTCGTCGCCCCGCAGCTGACCCGGTATCAGTCGACCATCGGGTCGGTCGGCGCGAACGTCGAGGGCTGGGCCTTGTACGCCGAGCGGCTGATGGACGAGTTGGGCTTCCTCACCGAGCCGGGCGAGCGGCTGGGGTTCCTGGACGCCCAGCAGATGCGCGCCGTCCGGGTGATCATCGACATCGGGATGCACCTTCAGTTGCCGATCCCCGCCGATCAGGGAGTCGCCACGGCATTCCACCCGGGTGAGCGCTGGACGCCGCAGCTGGCGCGCGAGTTCTTCGCCGCGAACAGCGGCAGGCCGGGCGACTTCGTCGACAGCGAGATCATCCGTTATCTCGGCATGCCGGGGCAGGCCATCGGCTACAAGCTCGGAGAGCGGGCCTGGCTGGCCGGCCGGGACGCCGCCCGCGCCGCGCGCGCGGCTCGCGGCGAGACGTTCGACGCCAAGGCATGGCACATGGCGGCGCTGTCGCAGGGTTCGCTCGGCTTGGACGACCTGACCGACGAACTCGCGGCGCTGTAGCGGGAGCCGACACGATGCGCGCCGTGATCTTCGAGTCCTTCGGTGGCCCGCTCGAGGTGCGCGAGGTGGCCGACCCGGACTGCCCGGATCACGCGGTGGTCGTGGCCGTCGAGGCGACCGGTGTCTGTCGCAGCGACTGGCACGGGTGGCTCGGCCATGATCCCGACATCCGGTTGCCGCACGTACCCGGGCACGAGTTCGCCGGCCG
Proteins encoded in this region:
- a CDS encoding pilus assembly protein CpaE — encoded protein: MGITVAQALALRAAGLRWTPAAGDRFVLPHRDMDGDVFVLSDMTVQVHEFPTGAVIGFNGVAEWALDSVQAEEALWLPAEHQLRDLLGGLFIRLIRADGDYVVTVRTPDGERDHAAADAAQAYAAALLAVLAEL
- a CDS encoding cytosine permease, which translates into the protein MSTEPTVEAPRGVEANGINVISEGERKGRPRDLFWPWCAANISVLGISYGAWILAFGVSATQAIVAGVVGAVVSFVLVGLVATSGTAASAPTMVVSRAAFGVRGNALPAAVSYLLLIGWETVLCALATLATATVFGRLGWGSGNTTKVIAFLVVAAIIVFAGVFGFDVIMKLQTYLTIALAVLTVGYVALTWSHVSADTVGAVASGSTQAFIGALIFAMTGFGLGWVNSGGDYARYLPRTSSKAGVIGWTTVGASIAPVILVFYGVLLAASDEELNKAVSSDPIGALTGILPTWFLVPFAVVAIGGLIGGAVLDIYSSGLALLALGLKIPRWAAAGIDGVVMILGTVYFVWIADSFFFPFQGFLITLSVPIAAWCGVFLADLLHRRGGYREADFYDARGHYGAVNPVGTGAMVVASLLGWGLVTNSYAGWLGWQGYLLGPFGLGGKEGAWAYANLGVLAALGLAFVLQLALGRTTRRSGRDA
- a CDS encoding DUF1028 domain-containing protein produces the protein MTFSIVARSRDGRWGVGVASKYLAAPSAVAAARAGVGALATQAWCNLAWRPLGLARLQAGLSADRVVAELTAADPQRDQRQLGLVAGTGPGVTYTGAGCMDWAGGVAGGSEPGEQGEAYAIQGNILTGPDVVEAMQRAWLSGDADTPLAHRLLQVLQAGDAAGGDRRGRQSAGLFVVSTARREANQAEFGTEVAPDDEVDLRVDDHRDPMAELARLVALHDLYNAPSDPRTWLPVEGDLAREIDGHLQRLGYPPSPDGLSAWAGVENFENRLHVGVIEPVLLDHLRGAAADASG
- a CDS encoding DUF937 domain-containing protein; amino-acid sequence: MNLDDILEQIPVDQIAGRLGVDTDTARNAIGVALPALVGGMQANAQDPAGAASLASALGQHDNDLLDNLLGGNLDVGQVDTADGSNIVGHVFGDQQDQVVSQLAGASGAGGGLIAKLLPMLAPIVMSYLAKRVLGGGNSAGSGGGLGDVLGNVLGGGAGGSAGGGLGDILGQVLGGRSGGGAGGVDLGDLLGGLLGGGRR
- a CDS encoding pyrophosphate--fructose-6-phosphate 1-phosphotransferase; protein product: MTVRRVALLTAGGLAPCLSSAVGGLIERYTELAPEVEIIGYLDGYAGLLGGRYLTVTPDVRAKAHLLHRFGGSPIGNSRVKLTNVKDCVKRGLVTEGQDPLHVAAEQLTRDGVDVLHTIGGDDTNTTAADLAAYLHGNGYELTVVGLPKTVDNDVIPIRQSLGAWTAAEQGAVYAKNIISEHSSNPRMLIVHEVMGRNCGWLTAATAAKYREWLGTQEFAGFGNDARRWDVHAVFVPELGFDLAEEAQRLTAVMDELGCVNIFLSEGAGVSTIVEEMIARGEEPQRDAFGHVKLDTINPGAWFAKQFAGLVGAEKTMVQKSGYYSRSAAANTEDLALIKRCTDLAVDAAMRGESGVVGEDEDAGDTLRVCEFPRIKGGKAFDTDQAWFTELLAAIGQPKGERLTVEH
- a CDS encoding purine-nucleoside phosphorylase, which encodes MAPTFVRAGAAAAALAERTGVARHDAVVVLGSGWSGAGQALGELHAELETASLPGFFAPAAEGHLGVVRSCLLDGVRVLVFCGRTHLYEGHGPDAVAHTVRTAAAAGCRLVVLTSANGSLRPQWPTGTGVLVRDHLNLTGCSPLVGPRFVDLTDAYSPGWRARARALDPDLVEGVYAMLPGPHYQTVAETLALRTLGADVVGMSTALETIAAREAGLDVLALSVVTTVEASGDPIDPEEVIRVAAASATRLGRVIAALVAQLAADPGGSA
- the mgrA gene encoding L-glyceraldehyde 3-phosphate reductase, whose protein sequence is MPFVPALARYDDMTYRRCGRSGLLLPAVSLGLWHNFGHDVGLDTQRAILRRAVDLGVSHLDLANNYGPPYGAAETNFGRIMATDLAPYRDELVISTKAGYDMWPGPYGNWGSRKYLLASLDASLARMGLDYVDIFYSHRADPDTPLEETMGALDTAVRSGRALYAGISSYSAERTRQAVAILRSMGTPLLIHQPSYSMINRWVEAGDPSLLDVLGQEGVGCIAFSPLAQGMLTDRYLDGVPADSRVARGGALSASMLTDDALARVRELNEIARGRGQSLAQLALSWVLRDERVTSVLIGASSVAQLEANVAALQGAALTDQELAQIDRHAVDAGINLWQASSDA
- a CDS encoding ATP-dependent DNA ligase, translating into MLLADVAATSTAVAGASGRRVKVDLLAERLRAASLGDLPILVSWLAGQPRQRRTGVGWAGLRVLPPAAERAVLTVETVDAVLDQTAAAAGPGSATLRRELILTLLAQATAVEQLFLRDLLSGGVRQGAQQGLVIDAVAHAAGVPLDQVRRAMTFSGDLAAVATALRATGPAALADFGLQVGRPLAPMLAQSAPDVAAALERTGPAGLEWKLDGVRVQVHRDGDDIAVFTRTLDEVTDRLPEVVEAVRALPGRRMVLDGEVIALGPDARPLPFQVTAARTARRDVPTARTAVPLSTRLFDVLHLDDTDLLDRPGSERHEALVSVAPPELVVPRLVPDGETPAQRLTQAESFATSALAAGHEGVVVKSLEATYAMGRRGAAWVKVKPRITLDLVILAVERGHGRRSGWLSNLHLGARDPQGTYGPPGGFVMLGKTFKGLTDAMLRWQTERLTDLAIADDGYVVTVRPELVVEVAFDGVQTSSRYPTGMALRFARVLAHRPDKPAAQADTVEAVRAHHPG
- a CDS encoding PAC2 family protein, whose translation is MLDPRGLYAFTADQPAPDELSEPVLLFCLNGFIDAGQAGRLAADHLLATLDHRLLVSFDLDQLYDYRARRPVMTFDGDHWESYQAPSLNIYLAQDMAGTGFLLMVGPEPDVQWERFVAAVTGLVEHYGVRLSLGVHAIPMGVPHTRPVGVTAHATRPETVSDYRQWVGRVQVPGQMTGLLELRLGEAGRDAAGFAVHVPHYLAQNEYPAAAQVLLESVGRLAGLRLPTQALATAGEKVQQMIAEQLADQPDVAAVVRALEEQYDTIAAEQAESVGGGVPADLPTADELGAELERFLAAENERRGRGEG